One window from the genome of Brachyspira sp. SAP_772 encodes:
- a CDS encoding TreP protein — protein sequence MKKYILFFLIFSISVLYGQLQIFKPFRKLHTINTEKFEIIFPLESRRSAEKLALIADDIYEEYSTILNSKVYGKIPVVITPDINLFNSVAVPVPYPRVILFDTAESGDLTIDEDNFRGTFIHELVHLLSLNSEKAGIQTRIFGSWASLVFINTPAFMLEGVTVSMESYKGFGRANDPLVKQRLRQDIYEGKFKTPMQASDLWRKKPYGTVYYEYGGLFSKYLQERFGMEKYNELWDAMRHKFSFSFNVYNAGFYGAFKKVYNIDFVDVWAEFQNYIMIKNINPSEALMVNDRETYIEDIDSYNDMLYYIDSNLGALYSYKKTRNDENNKKDLKFEFLIDKSSESLDISSDGKRALIVSYTYNAGLYRYIVKEYDLETKKRTKRKWYDLQYANFFRGGIIGIGKDLHNTTFVYIDENNNREILLEPNDTITYTSPTVIDDNTVALIVIDKGIKHIAIYDYNNKTLKYVDTSDNTLNYVRYLRYSNNRLLFSYNNDDSFYRLGELDLNANTIRLYNKNYSGGVLSSVNVLENGENVVYYKGRFSEYDRLMTEDTTINPEIKNITLTDKTIEKYNFTPQMELGKHNPFKYIKPWSLWFPFPLFNNTFQYFFNGIGLATAVSSVEFDNLSILMIGYDIPSQFLQTQLDMTFNDLLYPINFKFGSDIVYSTYSKYWRVSSSISMQFNIFTESDKVLFYLSPAISTALFSDTIYYNNASYYQSAFNWKFSSWALNTTLITLFRFRSSSDKPYFNDLVQIALYPTYSVRYNKFALDFKTQFQTRYAPLRLSFYGSYTFDTPAAFNGASKVFGGRYVAAPQEFYSYVSQQRYVDNYFLAGDVELFGYLDAQFNLSHLYFENFFASLSYRGAYYAKDYMQSIALKLGCDLSVLILPYNVVTGQPYISLALKMPERMTDNISVNDLYISFGYQFAW from the coding sequence ATGAAAAAATATATATTGTTTTTTTTGATATTTTCTATATCTGTATTGTATGGTCAGCTTCAAATATTCAAACCATTTAGAAAACTACACACAATAAACACAGAAAAATTTGAAATCATATTTCCTCTTGAATCTAGAAGAAGTGCTGAGAAATTGGCTCTTATTGCTGATGATATTTATGAAGAGTATTCTACAATATTAAACAGCAAAGTATATGGCAAAATTCCAGTAGTTATAACACCAGATATAAATTTATTTAATTCTGTAGCAGTTCCTGTGCCTTATCCTAGAGTAATATTATTTGATACGGCAGAATCTGGGGATCTTACTATAGATGAAGATAATTTTAGGGGCACTTTTATACATGAACTTGTACATTTGCTTAGTTTAAACTCTGAAAAAGCTGGTATTCAAACAAGAATTTTCGGTAGTTGGGCTTCACTTGTTTTTATAAATACACCTGCGTTTATGCTTGAAGGTGTTACTGTTAGTATGGAGAGCTATAAGGGGTTTGGGAGAGCTAATGACCCTCTTGTAAAGCAAAGATTAAGACAAGATATATATGAAGGAAAGTTTAAGACACCTATGCAGGCTAGCGACCTTTGGAGAAAAAAACCTTATGGAACTGTGTATTATGAATATGGCGGGCTTTTCTCAAAGTATTTACAAGAGCGTTTTGGAATGGAAAAGTATAATGAACTTTGGGATGCTATGAGGCATAAGTTCTCTTTTTCTTTTAATGTATATAATGCGGGGTTTTATGGGGCTTTTAAAAAGGTTTATAATATAGATTTTGTTGATGTATGGGCCGAGTTTCAAAATTATATTATGATTAAAAATATTAACCCAAGTGAAGCTTTAATGGTTAATGATAGAGAAACATATATTGAAGATATAGATTCTTATAATGATATGCTTTATTATATAGATTCTAACCTTGGTGCTTTATATTCATATAAAAAAACAAGAAATGATGAAAACAATAAAAAAGATTTAAAATTTGAATTTCTAATAGATAAAAGTTCTGAGAGTTTAGATATTTCTTCTGACGGTAAAAGGGCATTGATTGTATCTTATACTTATAATGCTGGACTTTATAGATATATAGTAAAAGAATATGATTTAGAAACAAAAAAAAGAACAAAAAGAAAATGGTATGATTTGCAATATGCAAACTTTTTTAGAGGCGGCATAATAGGCATAGGTAAAGATTTGCATAATACTACTTTTGTTTATATTGATGAAAATAATAATAGAGAAATATTGCTTGAGCCTAATGATACCATTACTTATACTTCTCCTACAGTGATAGATGATAATACAGTAGCTTTGATAGTGATAGATAAAGGCATTAAACATATAGCAATTTATGATTATAATAATAAAACTCTTAAATATGTTGATACATCAGATAACACTCTTAATTATGTGCGTTATTTAAGATATTCAAATAATAGGCTTTTATTTTCTTATAACAATGATGATAGTTTTTATAGATTAGGAGAATTAGATTTAAATGCTAACACAATAAGATTGTACAATAAGAACTATTCTGGGGGTGTATTATCGTCTGTTAATGTTTTAGAAAATGGAGAGAATGTTGTTTATTATAAGGGTAGATTTTCTGAATATGACAGATTAATGACTGAAGATACTACTATTAATCCAGAAATAAAAAATATAACTCTAACAGATAAAACAATAGAGAAGTATAATTTTACTCCTCAAATGGAATTAGGAAAGCATAACCCTTTTAAATATATTAAACCTTGGTCTTTGTGGTTTCCTTTCCCATTATTTAATAATACTTTTCAATATTTTTTTAATGGTATAGGATTAGCTACTGCTGTATCTTCTGTGGAGTTTGATAATCTTTCTATATTGATGATTGGTTATGATATACCTTCTCAGTTTTTGCAAACACAATTAGATATGACATTTAATGATTTACTATATCCTATAAATTTTAAATTTGGAAGCGATATAGTTTATTCAACATACAGCAAATATTGGAGAGTAAGCAGTTCTATTAGTATGCAATTTAATATTTTTACAGAGAGTGATAAGGTATTATTTTATTTATCGCCTGCAATATCTACAGCATTATTTTCTGATACAATATATTATAACAATGCTAGTTACTATCAAAGTGCATTTAATTGGAAATTTTCTTCTTGGGCTTTGAATACTACATTAATAACTCTTTTTAGATTTAGATCCTCTTCTGATAAGCCGTATTTTAATGACTTAGTTCAAATTGCACTTTATCCTACTTATTCTGTTAGGTATAATAAATTTGCTCTAGATTTTAAAACACAATTTCAAACAAGATATGCTCCTCTTAGATTGAGTTTTTACGGCTCTTATACATTTGATACTCCTGCGGCATTTAATGGTGCTTCAAAGGTTTTTGGCGGAAGATATGTTGCTGCACCTCAAGAGTTTTATAGTTATGTAAGCCAACAAAGATACGTCGATAATTATTTTCTTGCGGGTGATGTAGAGCTTTTTGGTTATTTGGATGCACAATTTAATTTGAGTCATTTATATTTTGAAAACTTCTTTGCTTCGCTTTCTTATAGGGGAGCTTATTATGCTAAAGATTATATGCAGTCTATAGCATTAAAGTTGGGATGTGATTTGAGTGTACTTATTTTGCCGTATAATGTTGTTACTGGTCAGCCTTATATATCTTTGGCACTAAAAATGCCGGAAAGAATGACTGATAATATATCTGTTAATGATTTATATATAAGTTTCGGCTATCAGTTTGCTTGGTAG
- a CDS encoding bacteriohemerythrin, with protein sequence MEETIQEIKWESKFNTGYKRVDDQHRELVKILNKLYILVMNKDISKDDVAEELNGVIKDTIDYVAYHFSTEEAIMKAIDYSGFKSHVVKHRNFTNKVLEEVNNYKNGKEIDIKEFTLFLRDWLFNHIVVEDKVFINEVKSTLERMAREEYNS encoded by the coding sequence ATGGAAGAAACTATTCAAGAAATAAAATGGGAAAGTAAGTTTAATACTGGCTATAAAAGAGTAGATGATCAGCATAGAGAACTAGTAAAGATATTAAATAAACTATATATATTAGTAATGAATAAAGATATATCAAAAGATGATGTGGCAGAAGAACTTAATGGTGTTATTAAAGATACAATTGATTATGTAGCTTATCATTTTTCTACAGAAGAGGCTATAATGAAAGCTATAGATTATAGCGGATTTAAATCTCATGTAGTTAAACATAGAAATTTTACTAATAAAGTTTTAGAAGAAGTAAATAATTATAAGAATGGCAAAGAAATAGATATAAAAGAATTTACTCTATTTTTGAGGGATTGGTTGTTTAATCATATTGTAGTTGAAGATAAAGTTTTTATTAATGAGGTAAAATCTACTTTAGAGAGAATGGCTAGAGAAGAATATAATAGCTAA
- a CDS encoding bacteriohemerythrin, with amino-acid sequence MKIVNNEKYIAWNDSFNTGYKRIDEQHEKFLGMLNKLYEIDDDKDLNDIKVREKFNSVLRDTIDYMVYHFKTEEDIMKAINYKNLAKHSSKHRDFSNKILGEVKTYTANNYIDIVGLITYLRNWLLNHILIEDKAFVYEIKSILKKTDN; translated from the coding sequence ATGAAAATTGTTAATAATGAAAAATATATTGCTTGGAATGATAGTTTTAATACTGGTTATAAAAGAATAGATGAGCAGCATGAGAAATTTTTAGGTATGCTTAATAAGCTTTATGAGATTGATGATGATAAAGATTTAAATGACATTAAAGTTCGAGAAAAGTTTAATTCCGTATTAAGAGATACTATAGATTATATGGTTTATCATTTTAAGACAGAAGAAGATATTATGAAAGCCATTAATTATAAAAATCTTGCCAAGCATTCATCAAAACATAGAGATTTCTCAAATAAAATATTAGGTGAGGTAAAAACTTATACTGCTAATAATTATATAGACATAGTAGGTTTAATAACATATTTAAGAAATTGGTTGTTAAATCATATTTTAATAGAAGATAAAGCTTTTGTATATGAAATTAAATCAATTTTAAAAAAAACGGATAATTAA
- the eno gene encoding phosphopyruvate hydratase, which yields MRSNNMSLIDDIVAREILDSRGNPTVEVDVYLDSGVMGRAAVPSGASTGEHEAVELRDGDKSRYLGKGVQKAVENVNEIICNELIDMDALDQVEIDRTMIELDGTENKGKLGANAILGVSLAVAKAAAEELGMPLYRYIGGTNAKTLPVPMANILNGGAHSSAPIDFQEYMVMPVGAPTFKEGIRYVAEVFHNLKTILHDRGLSTTVGDEGGFAPTLKDNEEPLQVIMQAIEKAGYKPGDDIMIAMDPASSEFYDKNKKKYVFKKSDNRELTPAEMVDFYVDLCNKYPIISIEDGVAEDDWDGWKILTEKLGKKVQLVGDDLFVTNVKRLQMGLDKGVANSILIKVNQIGSLTETLDSIELANTHNYTAVVSHRSGETEDTTIADIVVATNAGQIKTGSASRSDRIAKYNQLLRIEEELGDRAIYLGKKAFYNLSL from the coding sequence ATAAGGAGTAATAATATGTCTTTAATAGATGATATAGTAGCTAGAGAGATATTAGATTCAAGAGGAAACCCAACAGTTGAGGTTGATGTTTATTTAGATAGCGGAGTTATGGGTAGAGCAGCAGTTCCATCTGGAGCTTCTACTGGTGAACATGAGGCTGTAGAATTAAGAGATGGTGATAAATCTAGATATTTAGGCAAAGGTGTTCAAAAAGCAGTTGAGAATGTTAATGAAATTATCTGCAATGAACTTATTGATATGGATGCTTTAGATCAGGTTGAAATAGACAGAACTATGATAGAACTTGACGGTACAGAAAATAAAGGTAAATTAGGTGCTAATGCTATACTTGGTGTATCACTTGCTGTTGCTAAAGCTGCTGCAGAAGAATTAGGTATGCCTTTATATAGATACATTGGCGGTACTAATGCTAAAACTTTACCAGTACCTATGGCTAATATTTTGAATGGCGGTGCACACTCATCAGCTCCAATAGACTTCCAAGAATATATGGTTATGCCAGTTGGTGCTCCTACTTTCAAAGAAGGTATACGTTATGTAGCTGAAGTATTCCATAATTTAAAAACTATACTTCATGATAGAGGTTTAAGTACCACTGTTGGTGATGAAGGTGGTTTCGCTCCAACTCTTAAAGATAATGAAGAGCCTCTTCAAGTAATTATGCAAGCTATAGAAAAAGCTGGATACAAACCTGGTGATGATATAATGATTGCTATGGACCCTGCTTCAAGTGAATTCTATGATAAAAATAAAAAGAAATATGTATTTAAGAAATCTGATAACAGAGAATTAACCCCTGCTGAAATGGTTGATTTTTATGTTGATTTATGCAATAAATATCCTATTATCTCTATAGAAGATGGTGTTGCTGAAGATGATTGGGATGGTTGGAAAATATTAACAGAAAAATTAGGTAAAAAAGTTCAATTAGTTGGTGATGACTTGTTTGTTACTAATGTAAAAAGACTTCAAATGGGATTAGATAAAGGTGTTGCTAATTCTATCCTTATTAAAGTTAATCAAATAGGTTCTTTAACTGAAACTTTAGATTCTATTGAACTTGCTAACACTCATAACTATACTGCAGTAGTTTCTCACAGATCTGGTGAAACAGAAGATACTACTATTGCTGATATAGTTGTAGCTACTAATGCTGGTCAAATTAAAACTGGTTCTGCTTCTAGAAGTGATAGGATTGCTAAATACAATCAATTATTAAGAATAGAAGAAGAATTAGGTGATAGAGCTATTTATTTAGGTAAAAAAGCTTTTTATAATTTAAGTCTATAA